The Toxoplasma gondii ME49 chromosome III, whole genome shotgun sequence genome includes a window with the following:
- a CDS encoding L1P family of ribosomal protein (encoded by transcript TGME49_252270) — protein MLSIWRSFPGSVQGGELASFSTRSREVMWALHQRLSTEKRRAPASPSLELFPRDSAALEFQSPGSSRAPNAQNQCMQSPLHQQLPCATSPGPCSSLTADRDGGTRGAWVGSRLSETKGRGSGRRCLEFSATQGLFSRSLQETHASEDVLSERNWSVKAARCPFRGWTPGASTSPQTMTERRRSPEAATPASPFEKARMFSSLVLGAVASSPSSEGAACMSPFSPSSAFAASTKRGKRYIPFRTPRNPKSKHILATPPPLFAATALDAASLSLPADAHLTADDSGSLQCLQLSPFHAVRVFQAFLPLAPKRLADSEYPRFLGDTEPLFSATKTDDTLQKDEQAEAPMSPAPAFGDEALVYLTLNVAADLKRESVRGVCTLQHGVGSNVRLAVFCPDEEAPAMLALGADYAGVDALLPRIAKGWVGFDKTLAVASVMPKLLKVARVLGPRKLMPSPKSGTVVTNLSEAVRAVKRGETVEFRAEGDSGEVRIVVGRQDFEASQLLENIKCVVKEVLKARPRSSGARQDEATQAFARSFVWPPLHFVERRRRLLMEKNLLPAIPELAGGRARQQTTNADAFIVAGSLWAQGTPAIQMDPAQLLPSSVGYYR, from the exons ATGTTGTCCATTTGGAGAAGTTTTCCTGGAAGCGTCCAGGGCGGCGAACTCGCGAGTTTCTCTACTCGCAGCCGTGAGGTGATGTGGGCGCTGCACCAGCGACtctccacagaaaaaagacgagcgcctgcgtctccgtccctTGAGCTTTTCCCCCGAGACTCCGCAGCTCTTGAGTTTCAGTCACCTGGCTCAAGCCGAGCCCCCAATGCACAGAAtcaatgcatgcagtctcctcttcaccAGCAACTTCCGTGTGCCACATCTCCAGGTCCTTGCTCTTCTTTAACCGCCGACAGAGACGGCGGCACTCGTGGCGCCTGGGTAGGTAGTAGGTTAAGCGAGACGAAGGGCCGCGGCTCCGGACGACGCTGTCTGGAGTTTTCTGCGACACAGGGTCTCTTTTCGAGGTCTCTTCAGGAGACACATGCAAGCGAAGATGTGTTGAGCGAGAGGAACTGGTCTGTGAAGGCAGCACGGTGTCCCTTCCGTGGCTGGACCCCCGGAGCGTCGACCTCCCCGCAAACTATGACTGAGAGGCGCAGGTCTCCCGAGGCCGCTAcgcctgcttctccattcgagaaggcgaggatgTTCTCTTCGCTCGTCCTCGGCGCggtcgcctcctctccttcctcggaGGGAGCCGCATGCATGTCCCCGTTCTCGCCGTCCTCGGCTTTCGCGGCTTCTACTAAACGAGGAAAACGGTATATTCCTTTTCGGACTCCACGAAACCCCAAGAGCAAGCACATCCTCGCCACCCCGCCTCCACTCTTTGCCGCGACCGCGCTGGACGCGGCGTCGCTGTCACTGCCCGCGGACGCACATTTGACCGCCGACGACTCAGGCTCTTTACAATGCCTCCAACTCTCCCCCTTCCACGCGGTCCGCGTTTTCCAGGCGTTTCTGCCGCTTGCGCCGAAGCGCCTCGCCGACAGCGAATATCCGCGTTTCCTCGGGGACACGGAAccgctcttctccgccaCAAAGACGGATGACACGCTGCAGAAAGACGAACAAGCGGAGGCGCCGATGTCGCCCGCGCCTGCTTTCGGCGACGAGGCGCTCGTCTACCTCACGCTGAACGTAGCTGCGGATCTGAAGCGCGAATCGGTTcgtggtgtatgtacactccAACACGGCGTCGGCAGCAACGTGCGACTGGCCGTCTTCTGCCCCGACGAAGAA GCTCCCGCCATGCTGGCTCTTGGAGCAGACTACGCTGGCGTGGATGCTCTGCTGCCTCGGATTGCCAAAGG ATGGGTGGGCTTCGACAAGACATTGGCAGTTGCAAGCGTCATGCCAAAACTCCTCAAGGTCGCGCGAGTGCTCGGACCGCGGAAACTGATGCCTTCTCCCAAGTCCG GCACCGTCGTCACGAATCTTTCTGAGGCTGTTCGAGCCGTGAAGCGAGGCGAGACCGTCGAGTTCCGCGCTGAAGGCGACTCTGGCGAGGTGCGAATCGTCGTGGGGAGACAAGACTTCGAGGCCTCTCAGCTCCTTGAAAACATCAAATGCGTCGTCAAAGAG GTGCTGAAGGCGCGGCCGCGGTCGAGTGGAGCCCGGCAGGACGAAGCCACTCAGGCGTTCGCTCGTTCCTTTGTCTGGCCGCCGCTTCACTTTGTTGAAAGGCGCCGGCGCCTCCTTATGGAGAAGAATCTTTTGCCGGCAATACCTG AGCTGGCGGGAGGGCGCGCGCGGCAACAAACTACGAACGCCGACGCGTTCATCGTGGCGGGATCTCTCTGGGCGCAAGGAACGCCTGCGATTCAAATGGATCctgcgcagctgctgccgtcGTCTGTCGGTTACTACCGTTGA